The genomic segment AAGGACCCGCAGTTTCTCGCCGACGGGCTCAACGACCGTGAGACCGCGGTGGACTACGCAAAGCGGCACGGCATCCCTATCACTCAAACCAAGAAGAAGATTTATTCGCAAGATCGGAACCTGTGGCACATCTCGCACGAAGGAGCCGAGATCGAGGATCCTGCCGAAGAGCCGCGCGATCGGGTCTATACGATGAGCGTGCCGGCGCGGAAGGCGCCCAACAAGCCGGAGTACGTCGAGCTCGCCTTCGAGCACGGCACGCCCGTGGCGCTGAATGGCAAGCGCTTCAGGAATCGTGGCCACGAGCTCATCGCCGCGCTGAATGCGTTGGGCGGCCGTCACGCGGTCGGCCAAGTCACGCTCGTCGAAAATCGGCTCGTTGGGATGAAGAGCCGCGGCGTCTACGAGACGCCAGGCGGCACGATCCTGTACGAGGCACACAAGGCGCTCGAGCAGCTCTGCCTGGAGCGCGAGCTGTACCACGAAAAGCAACGGTTGGCGCTGCGTTACGGAGAGCTGGTGTACTACGGTCAGTGGTTTCATCCACTGCGCGAGGCATTGCAAGCATTTGC from the Luteitalea sp. genome contains:
- a CDS encoding argininosuccinate synthase, with product KDPQFLADGLNDRETAVDYAKRHGIPITQTKKKIYSQDRNLWHISHEGAEIEDPAEEPRDRVYTMSVPARKAPNKPEYVELAFEHGTPVALNGKRFRNRGHELIAALNALGGRHAVGQVTLVENRLVGMKSRGVYETPGGTILYEAHKALEQLCLERELYHEKQRLALRYGELVYYGQWFHPLREALQAFADNASQVVTGQVRVKLYKGRAQAVSASSPLSLYDVKLASFAMQDYDVTAARGFIDLFGLPMKARGLKQVTSDE